The Fibrobacter sp. genome segment TTAACCCTCTTTTACCAAATTTTTAAAGAAAGAAAAAATGAATAAAATAATATCATTGATCATGCTGTCTGCAACCATGAGTTTTGCTGTCGTGGTAGGCGTTTTGGGTAATACCATAGGTTGTCCTGATCGCTTTGTGTACAGTATTTCTCTTGATGCGGAAGACCATAACAACATATCCGGATTGATTGAAGGACCGAGAGTCCCTTATGGGGTTAACTTTTCTCTTGGCCGGGTAAACTTTCTGTATTGCAAAATGAGTTCCGAATATCTGCAGCCTGTTCCTTACGACTATGTCTTGGTCCGTATGGACGAGGAATGCCCTGCCGGAGGTTATAAGTTCAGACGTCATCACGATACGGAAGACAAGAACAACGATAACACATATAATGGAAATATTTGGCCGAGTGTCGTGGGCAAGGATGTCGATTTGGAATATTGCTTTATGCCGGCTACTCCCAATGCGACAGCTTCTTTCCCTGTGAGGTTTTTCGGCGGGTTCGGGGTTTTTGGCAATTACTCTAATGATACCACCCACATACTTCATTCCAAAATACTCGTTGACGATGAAGATTCCAAGAACGCGAATTCTTGGGAGTGGTATGGACAAGGTGGAAATACTGCCCTCCTGAATCGTATCAAAAGAATCGTTGGCGAGCAAGGCAAGGATACTTTTTACAACCTTACCTTCAGGGATCCTGCGAATCTCTGCAAGCGCGGGGAAGAATCCCCGATTTTTGCGGAAAATGCCGCTGCTGACAAGCCTGTCGCTGCCGAGCTGAAGGGCTTCGACCATTCGACCGTGGCTTTCGAAATCAAGTCGGCGGGTAATGTCGTCGTCTCCATCGTGAACATGAATGGCGCCGTGGTTGCTAAGGTTTCGAGGGAAAATCTCCAGCCGGGCATCCACCGCGTGGAATGGCATTCCGGAATCGTGCCTAACGGCCGCTATGTCGTGACCATCGAACACAACGGCGTGACCAGCGGAAAGAACGTAATCCTGAAGTAAAACAGGGTCGAAATTCCCTTTTTTAGATTGTGGCCTAGCAATGGGCCACATTTTTTGTATTATTTATTCTAATGCCGTCGTTGGCATGTGGAATGGAGTTGGTTAATGAATTTTCTATCGCGCTGCATGGTGCCTTCGTGCATTGCTGTTGCCGCCTTCTCGGTGGCAGTCTCGGCGCAGACCAAGGTGGTCGTCGACCCTGGGAAAAAATACCAGGTGTTCGAGGGCTGGGGCTCGAGTCTCTGTTGGTGGGCCGTAAAGGCTGGTGCCTGGAGCGAGGAGAACAGGAGCAAACTTATCGGCGCGATTGCCGATCCCGATACGGGTCTGGGCTATACGATTTTCCGTTACAACATCGGTGGCGGCGACCAGCCGGGCCATAATCATTTGGACAAGGGCGACGGCGGAGCCAACGTTCCCGGATACAAGCCTACCGAGAAGGGCGATTACGACTGGACGGCCGACCCGTACCAGCGAACGATCGCGCTCGAACTCGCGAAGCGCGTGAAGGATCCGATTTTCGAGGCGTTCAGCAATTCGCCGCCGTGGTGGATGACGAAGAGCGGTTGCGTCTCGGGTTCTAGCGACGGGAGCGACAACCTCAAGTCCGACTACTTCGACGATTTCGCGGATTACCTCTCCGAGGTGGCGCTGCATTTCAAGACGGAATGGGGCATCACGTTCCGCACGGTGGAACCGTTCAATGAGCCCAGCGCCGGCTGGTGGAAGGCGAACGGCGGGCAGGAAGGCTGCGGCTTCAAGAACAACCAGTCGCAGATGATTGTGGAACTCGGCAAGGCCCTCAAGAAGAAGGGCCTGTTCCCCGAGACGTCGGTGAGTGCCGCCGACGAGACGAACATCGGGGATGCGCTCAGCCAGTTCAACAGGTACAGCGCGGAGGCGCTCTCGTACATGTTCCAGGTGAACACGCACAGCTATTCGGGCGGCGATTCCCGCAAGGCGCTCTTTAACGCCGCCTTCGCGAAAGACAAGAAGGTTTGGCAGTCCGAGACGGGCCCGCTGAG includes the following:
- a CDS encoding T9SS type A sorting domain-containing protein, with amino-acid sequence MSSEYLQPVPYDYVLVRMDEECPAGGYKFRRHHDTEDKNNDNTYNGNIWPSVVGKDVDLEYCFMPATPNATASFPVRFFGGFGVFGNYSNDTTHILHSKILVDDEDSKNANSWEWYGQGGNTALLNRIKRIVGEQGKDTFYNLTFRDPANLCKRGEESPIFAENAAADKPVAAELKGFDHSTVAFEIKSAGNVVVSIVNMNGAVVAKVSRENLQPGIHRVEWHSGIVPNGRYVVTIEHNGVTSGKNVILK